In the Ruficoccus amylovorans genome, one interval contains:
- the mobA gene encoding molybdenum cofactor guanylyltransferase: MSIPTHHTRPLRGLVLAGGHSRRMGRDKASLCYHAPGLPQWRYTSQLLSETGLPVCLSVRPGQALPGWSPNDPPVLPDQTNDAGPLAGLLAALEAFPGEAIFAVACDLPLLDTDTLRTLIAARQANALAIAYHSTHDGLPEPLCTIYEPDIAPILRDALHSGFRCPRKILIQHAEVVRLIKLPKPDALDNANTPEDFFRLKQSLQNALPLSTRPLTTHG; encoded by the coding sequence ATGAGCATACCTACTCATCATACCCGTCCGCTACGGGGCCTCGTGCTGGCCGGCGGCCACAGCAGACGTATGGGCCGCGACAAGGCCTCCCTGTGCTACCACGCGCCCGGCCTGCCGCAGTGGCGATACACTTCGCAACTGCTGAGTGAAACCGGACTGCCCGTCTGCCTCTCGGTCCGCCCCGGACAGGCGCTACCGGGCTGGAGTCCGAACGACCCGCCGGTGCTGCCGGATCAGACGAACGACGCCGGTCCGCTGGCGGGGCTGCTCGCGGCGCTGGAAGCTTTTCCTGGCGAGGCGATCTTCGCCGTTGCCTGCGACCTTCCGCTACTGGATACCGACACATTGCGAACGTTGATCGCCGCCCGGCAAGCCAATGCATTGGCCATCGCCTATCACAGCACCCACGATGGTCTGCCCGAACCGCTCTGCACCATTTACGAGCCGGACATCGCACCCATCCTCCGGGATGCTCTCCACAGTGGCTTCCGGTGCCCACGCAAAATTCTTATCCAGCACGCAGAGGTCGTTCGGCTGATCAAGCTGCCCAAACCCGATGCACTAGACAACGCGAATACGCCCGAGGATTTTTTCCGGCTGAAGCAAAGCCTGCAAAACGCGTTACCGCTCTCAACACGTCCCCTCACAACCCACGGTTAG
- the moaA gene encoding GTP 3',8-cyclase MoaA: MPTATLAAPSTPAHHALADQRGRLLRDLRLSVIDRCNLRCQYCLPARLHGDDFPFLPAARLLSFEQIEALVSAFIDLGVEKIRLTGGEPLLRPRLPELVARLRALGPHLNLALTTNGLRLNTACNELADAGLNRVNVSLDGLSPTVAERMAGRPLPVEQVWHAILQARSAGLQVKVNTVVRRGVNESEILPLARRCREHAIPLRFIEYMDVGTTNNWSEGDVVTGAEIRQRLASLPPLVPVPPQPGDVARRYRYADGSGEIGLINSISEPFCGGCTRARVSAEGRLYACLFASEGVDLKPWLSTAESSAGSLTARITSAWRQRYDRYSELRKKQPLTNRKRSEMWQLGG, translated from the coding sequence ATGCCGACAGCCACCCTCGCAGCTCCTTCCACGCCCGCTCATCACGCCTTGGCCGACCAGAGAGGAAGGCTGCTGCGCGACCTACGTCTGTCGGTCATCGACCGGTGCAACCTGCGCTGCCAGTATTGCCTGCCCGCTCGGCTCCACGGCGACGATTTTCCCTTCCTACCCGCCGCCCGGCTGCTGAGTTTCGAACAGATAGAGGCACTCGTCAGCGCCTTTATCGACTTGGGCGTCGAAAAAATCCGCCTCACCGGCGGCGAGCCGCTCCTGCGTCCGCGTCTACCCGAGCTAGTCGCTCGGCTGCGCGCACTCGGCCCACACCTGAACCTCGCCCTGACCACGAACGGCCTGCGCCTGAACACCGCCTGTAATGAGCTGGCCGACGCCGGACTCAACCGCGTCAATGTCAGCCTCGACGGGCTCTCACCCACTGTGGCCGAACGCATGGCGGGCCGCCCGCTCCCCGTTGAACAAGTCTGGCACGCGATCCTCCAAGCGCGCTCGGCGGGACTGCAGGTCAAGGTCAACACAGTCGTTCGACGCGGGGTCAACGAGTCGGAAATCCTCCCGCTGGCCCGGCGTTGCCGCGAGCACGCCATCCCTCTGCGATTTATCGAATACATGGACGTTGGTACGACGAATAACTGGAGCGAAGGTGATGTCGTCACCGGCGCAGAAATCCGGCAGCGTCTCGCTTCCCTGCCCCCGCTGGTGCCAGTACCGCCCCAACCCGGCGATGTCGCCCGCCGCTACCGCTACGCAGACGGTAGCGGCGAAATCGGCTTGATCAACTCCATCAGCGAACCTTTCTGCGGCGGGTGCACCCGCGCCCGCGTGTCCGCCGAGGGCAGGCTCTACGCCTGCCTCTTTGCTTCCGAAGGCGTCGATCTCAAGCCTTGGTTAAGCACTGCTGAAAGCTCGGCGGGTTCGCTGACGGCGAGAATCACCAGCGCTTGGCGTCAGCGCTACGACCGCTACTCCGAACTTCGCAAAAAACAGCCTCTCACTAATCGCAAACGCAGCGAGATGTGGCAACTAGGGGGATAG
- a CDS encoding MoaD/ThiS family protein has protein sequence MMKQIKILYFGQLRQARGLAEETVNTPAETLAELFTLQSASHGLTLASRHLKMARNDEFCPPAEALCDGDTVAFLPPVCGG, from the coding sequence ATGATGAAGCAAATCAAAATCCTGTACTTTGGACAGCTCCGGCAGGCGCGGGGCCTGGCGGAGGAAACCGTCAACACCCCCGCCGAAACACTGGCCGAGCTTTTCACCCTACAAAGCGCATCCCACGGGCTCACCCTCGCCTCGCGTCATCTCAAGATGGCCCGCAATGATGAGTTCTGCCCGCCCGCGGAAGCCCTCTGTGATGGGGACACGGTCGCCTTCCTGCCACCTGTCTGTGGCGGTTAA
- a CDS encoding VOC family protein, translating to MIFEAPKSTNNDAVSFQIYCDDLEEVDRLWAALSEWGKSLVVGRRTAGG from the coding sequence ATGATTTTTGAAGCTCCTAAATCTACGAACAATGATGCGGTATCTTTTCAAATCTATTGCGATGACCTAGAGGAAGTCGATCGTCTGTGGGCAGCCCTCAGTGAGTGGGGGAAATCGCTTGTAGTTGGCAGAAGAACCGCTGGGGGCTAG
- a CDS encoding MOSC domain-containing protein yields MPHAPTIEILALWLSPGHDFKGRHGRGRLDHGMQPVPAVECHAGLGLKGDRYYGHAENFKGQVTFFDAAVAEALGQELNISVDPAHLRRNILVRGLDLNGLIGRRFRLGGGEFSGSEECRPCYWMDEAVAPGAFEWLKGRGGLRCRIHKSTTLNTGLQSFFDLGEDEALQHHA; encoded by the coding sequence ATGCCGCACGCGCCCACCATCGAGATTCTCGCCCTGTGGCTTTCGCCCGGACACGACTTCAAGGGCCGCCACGGGCGCGGACGGCTCGACCACGGCATGCAACCCGTTCCAGCAGTGGAGTGCCACGCCGGCCTCGGGCTGAAGGGCGACCGCTACTACGGCCACGCCGAGAACTTCAAAGGGCAGGTCACGTTCTTCGACGCCGCCGTGGCCGAGGCGCTCGGGCAGGAGTTGAACATCTCGGTCGACCCCGCTCATCTGCGGCGCAACATCCTCGTTCGCGGGCTGGACCTGAACGGCCTTATCGGGCGTCGCTTCCGGCTGGGGGGCGGCGAATTCTCCGGCTCCGAAGAGTGCCGCCCCTGCTATTGGATGGACGAGGCCGTCGCCCCCGGCGCCTTCGAGTGGCTGAAAGGCCGGGGCGGCCTGCGCTGTCGTATTCACAAATCAACTACACTTAACACAGGCCTTCAATCCTTTTTCGACCTTGGAGAGGACGAGGCTCTTCAACACCATGCCTGA
- a CDS encoding IS630 family transposase, with protein MAQARRRWKRSQGGLDPARLVFIDESAAKTNLTRLRGRAPRAPTSALPCSAWTLAHHHDDLLGRLDGTTACMSVEGAANTEVFQAYVLQILVPSLRPGDIVIMDNLRAHKNEDTLNLIRQAKAQVRFLPAYSPDLNPIEMMWSKLKAILRKIQARNYPHLLDAIANALADVSTNDVRGWFTHCGYSFI; from the coding sequence ATCGCGCAAGCCCGCCGCCGCTGGAAGCGCAGCCAAGGCGGCCTCGACCCGGCGCGGCTCGTGTTCATCGACGAGTCGGCGGCCAAGACCAACCTGACCCGGTTACGGGGTCGCGCCCCTCGGGCGCCAACGTCTGCTCTGCCATGCTCCGCATGGACACTGGCACACCACCACGATGATCTCCTCGGGCGCCTGGACGGCACCACCGCCTGCATGAGTGTTGAGGGCGCGGCTAACACCGAGGTCTTTCAAGCCTATGTGCTCCAGATCCTCGTCCCCTCCCTGCGTCCCGGAGACATCGTCATCATGGACAACTTGCGCGCCCATAAAAACGAGGACACCCTCAATCTGATCCGGCAGGCCAAGGCCCAAGTCCGCTTCCTGCCGGCTTACTCCCCGGACCTCAATCCCATCGAAATGATGTGGAGTAAGCTCAAGGCAATCCTGCGAAAGATCCAGGCACGAAACTATCCCCATTTACTCGACGCCATCGCTAACGCATTGGCGGACGTATCCACCAACGATGTCCGGGGCTGGTTTACCCATTGCGGATACAGTTTTATTTGA
- the moaC gene encoding cyclic pyranopterin monophosphate synthase MoaC — translation MEIANTTLTHLDEHAQPGLVDVSAKQPTVRQAEAEAFVRFEPDAWTTLAQAGFATSKGPISEVARVAGTMAVKQTAQWIPFCHPLPIDGCEFDLTPEADGMRIRCRVSTTARTGVEMEALTGASTAALTLYDMTKSLGHGTEILHIRLLSKSGGKSDFTA, via the coding sequence ATGGAAATAGCAAACACCACTCTCACCCATCTCGACGAGCACGCCCAGCCGGGACTGGTCGATGTCTCCGCCAAACAGCCCACCGTACGCCAGGCCGAGGCCGAGGCCTTTGTGCGGTTCGAGCCCGACGCCTGGACAACGCTGGCTCAGGCGGGATTCGCCACGAGCAAGGGCCCGATCAGTGAAGTTGCCCGTGTGGCCGGAACGATGGCCGTCAAGCAGACCGCCCAGTGGATCCCCTTCTGCCACCCCCTTCCGATCGACGGGTGCGAGTTCGACCTCACACCGGAAGCCGACGGTATGCGCATCCGCTGCCGGGTATCTACTACCGCACGCACCGGTGTCGAGATGGAGGCGCTGACCGGCGCGAGCACCGCCGCCCTCACGCTCTACGACATGACGAAAAGCCTAGGCCACGGCACAGAGATTCTCCATATCCGCCTTCTATCGAAGTCTGGCGGCAAGTCCGATTTTACCGCATGA
- a CDS encoding MBL fold metallo-hydrolase RNA specificity domain-containing protein produces the protein MPFSRIEYVHGGVHLPRLGLWLDPSRPKAGAVFVSHAHSDHTAAHRSVILSAPTAHLMRLRLGGDRTEHCLSFGKATEFHAGEIPFRLTLLPAGHILGSSMAYIEAGGQSLLYTGDFKLRSGLSCEPCQLRPADILIMETTFGRPHYRLPDPTQTWQALADFCHETLAAGATPVLMAYSLGKTQEVLAGLKTTGLTFALHEQAHLMTQAYEAHGVSFPAYACFDGSELDGKVLIWPPAALRSKLLKGLPRLRTAAITGWAMDASCRFRMKADTAFALSDHADYPELLEAVKQVNPSQVWTLHGSAADFADSLRQHGYQAAPLSQPDQLSLILGC, from the coding sequence GTGCCATTTTCCCGCATAGAGTACGTCCACGGTGGGGTACACCTCCCCCGTCTGGGTCTGTGGCTCGACCCCTCCCGTCCCAAAGCGGGAGCGGTCTTTGTCAGCCACGCTCACAGCGACCATACCGCCGCCCACCGTTCCGTCATTCTCAGTGCCCCGACCGCGCACCTCATGCGCCTGCGTCTCGGGGGCGATCGCACAGAGCACTGTCTGAGCTTCGGGAAGGCAACCGAGTTTCACGCCGGAGAGATACCGTTCCGTCTCACCTTGCTCCCTGCCGGGCACATCCTCGGCAGCAGCATGGCCTATATCGAGGCCGGGGGCCAGAGCCTGCTCTATACGGGCGACTTCAAGCTGCGCTCCGGGCTCTCGTGCGAGCCCTGCCAGCTACGCCCGGCAGATATCCTCATCATGGAGACGACCTTTGGCCGTCCGCACTACCGACTTCCAGACCCGACGCAAACCTGGCAAGCATTGGCCGACTTTTGCCACGAAACGCTGGCGGCGGGGGCCACCCCCGTCCTGATGGCCTACTCTCTGGGCAAGACGCAGGAAGTGCTCGCCGGGCTTAAAACGACCGGGTTGACCTTTGCCCTGCACGAGCAGGCCCACCTCATGACACAGGCCTACGAGGCCCACGGTGTGAGCTTCCCCGCCTATGCGTGCTTTGACGGCAGTGAGTTGGACGGAAAGGTTCTTATCTGGCCCCCGGCCGCGTTGCGCTCAAAGCTCCTGAAGGGCTTGCCCCGCCTGCGCACGGCAGCCATCACCGGCTGGGCTATGGACGCGTCCTGCCGGTTCCGCATGAAAGCCGATACCGCCTTTGCCCTCAGCGATCACGCCGACTATCCAGAGTTGCTGGAAGCCGTCAAGCAGGTCAACCCAAGCCAAGTCTGGACCCTCCACGGCAGCGCCGCCGACTTCGCCGACAGCCTCCGCCAACACGGCTACCAAGCCGCCCCCCTCAGCCAGCCCGACCAGCTCTCCCTCATTCTCGGCTGCTAG
- a CDS encoding molybdopterin molybdotransferase MoeA → MPELIRVCEADRRLAECQRLAPTVSCPLASAVGRVLRQSVIADRDLPPFDRVMMDGYAINTGRTAPGAILPVAGRSDAGAPQATLPPAPVAWEVMTGAPLPEHADAVVPYEAIAPGQHAGSIHLPADGQPVSGAFIHRRGSDYAAGATLLSSGTLLGPAEIGIAASCGLSELLVSEHPRLAVFATGDELVDVYVQPASHQIRQSNAYALEAALTLSGYPVSESARLADETASEDRIREAVDKHDVVIIAGAASRGRRDWAAPLLDSLATRVFHGIRQHPGKPLGLWCRPEGKLIFLLPGNPVAALTGMIRFVLPALSEREGRPLRHAYCSLREPPAPTDFTRYLPVRLSVLGPATAVAPRNSGDYARLAGTDGFIEIPSHQSPLPSTSHFRFYAWK, encoded by the coding sequence ATGCCTGAACTTATCAGAGTCTGTGAAGCGGACCGGCGGCTGGCGGAATGCCAGCGGCTCGCGCCCACAGTGAGCTGCCCGCTCGCCAGCGCAGTTGGCCGCGTCCTGCGCCAGTCGGTGATAGCCGACCGGGATTTGCCGCCGTTCGACCGTGTCATGATGGATGGATACGCCATCAACACGGGCCGAACCGCACCCGGTGCGATACTACCCGTGGCGGGCCGCAGCGATGCGGGTGCCCCGCAGGCGACACTGCCCCCCGCCCCAGTCGCTTGGGAAGTCATGACCGGCGCGCCTCTGCCTGAACATGCCGACGCGGTCGTCCCCTACGAAGCAATCGCACCGGGGCAGCACGCAGGCAGCATTCATTTACCAGCCGATGGCCAGCCCGTATCCGGCGCATTCATCCACCGCCGGGGCTCGGACTATGCGGCGGGGGCGACGCTCCTTTCTTCCGGAACTTTGCTGGGTCCGGCGGAGATTGGCATCGCCGCCTCCTGTGGTCTGTCGGAGCTACTCGTCAGCGAACATCCACGCCTGGCGGTCTTCGCCACCGGCGACGAACTGGTTGATGTGTACGTCCAGCCAGCCTCCCACCAGATACGTCAGTCCAACGCCTATGCACTAGAGGCCGCACTCACATTGTCCGGCTACCCGGTAAGCGAAAGTGCTCGCCTGGCCGACGAGACCGCGTCCGAAGACCGTATCCGTGAGGCGGTGGATAAACACGATGTCGTAATCATCGCAGGTGCGGCTTCGCGAGGGCGGCGGGACTGGGCCGCACCGCTGCTGGACTCGCTGGCCACACGGGTCTTTCACGGCATCAGGCAGCACCCGGGGAAGCCGCTGGGCTTGTGGTGTCGCCCCGAGGGGAAGCTCATTTTCCTTCTACCGGGCAATCCCGTCGCCGCCCTGACCGGGATGATCCGGTTTGTCCTCCCGGCCCTGAGTGAGCGCGAGGGCCGCCCGCTCAGGCATGCTTATTGCTCATTACGGGAGCCACCGGCACCGACGGACTTCACGCGCTACCTGCCGGTACGGCTGTCCGTGCTCGGCCCGGCGACAGCGGTTGCCCCGCGTAACTCCGGCGACTACGCCCGGCTCGCCGGGACGGACGGATTTATCGAAATCCCGTCACACCAGAGCCCCCTTCCCTCCACTTCCCACTTTCGTTTTTACGCATGGAAATAG
- a CDS encoding molybdenum cofactor biosynthesis protein MoaE, with product MDFILSAVPIDVYALRHRMMAPEAGGFCSFEGWVRNHHQGRSVNALAYEAYAPLALKEGRRILREAQRRFAITSACAEHRIGHLIPGELAVWVGVSAAHRDAAFDACRFIIDAIKDTVPIWKHEFYSDGTQTWVDPTQTPSAT from the coding sequence ATGGATTTCATCCTCAGCGCCGTACCCATAGATGTCTACGCCCTGCGTCATCGTATGATGGCACCGGAAGCGGGCGGCTTTTGCAGCTTCGAGGGATGGGTGCGTAATCACCATCAGGGCCGCAGCGTAAACGCCCTGGCCTACGAGGCGTACGCGCCCCTCGCGCTCAAGGAAGGGCGGCGAATCCTTCGCGAGGCACAGCGCCGATTTGCCATCACGTCGGCCTGCGCCGAGCATCGCATCGGGCACCTAATCCCGGGAGAGCTCGCCGTCTGGGTGGGCGTCAGCGCCGCGCATCGGGATGCCGCCTTTGACGCATGCCGCTTCATTATCGATGCCATCAAGGACACGGTCCCCATCTGGAAGCATGAGTTTTACAGCGACGGCACCCAGACCTGGGTTGATCCGACGCAGACGCCCAGTGCCACCTGA
- a CDS encoding tyrosine-type recombinase/integrase — protein sequence MHRIQKRTYERQDGSTETINEWQVRVSHNCRREWFSLGSNNKIFAAKRAAAIYQSLKINGWDETIRQFKGEKYEKVKVISLGEYLKAVENRANLNPKTFTTYCRKLRTLVADIKGIPQTKERYDHFHKHHLKWREAVDKTPLGYLAADRIRKWQKSEIAKAQHDPVKIRKAEHTANSIVRNARSLFSPKITGLLKEMELPNPLPFADVEMLKSSSMRYRSQIDVGELVTAAETELPPKYPEQYKIFLLSLFAGLRRNEIDKLLWESVDAVRGEIVIAPHTFFSVKTETSIGAVPVDPGLLKILETFKEKATGSFVIESKVPPKMDKDYAHYRANAHFRKLSAWLRSKGITAQSPIHTLRKEYGRLLTEKFGIYAASKALRHAGIQITAAHYADDTRRNIISINDVHATPAPSPQMNDSA from the coding sequence ATGCACCGCATTCAAAAAAGAACCTATGAACGGCAGGACGGCAGCACCGAGACCATCAACGAATGGCAGGTGCGAGTCAGCCATAACTGTCGCCGAGAGTGGTTCTCCCTGGGCTCGAATAACAAAATCTTCGCCGCTAAGCGGGCCGCTGCCATTTACCAGAGCCTCAAGATCAACGGCTGGGACGAAACCATTCGCCAGTTCAAAGGAGAAAAGTACGAGAAGGTTAAGGTCATCTCCCTTGGGGAATACCTAAAGGCCGTCGAGAACCGTGCCAACCTCAACCCCAAAACCTTTACCACCTATTGCCGGAAGCTGCGCACCCTCGTGGCAGATATCAAAGGCATCCCCCAAACCAAGGAGCGGTACGACCACTTCCACAAGCACCACCTCAAATGGCGTGAAGCGGTCGATAAGACCCCGCTGGGCTACCTGGCCGCCGACCGCATCCGCAAGTGGCAGAAATCGGAAATCGCCAAGGCCCAGCATGACCCGGTCAAGATTCGCAAAGCGGAGCACACCGCGAATTCGATTGTCCGCAACGCACGCTCGCTGTTCAGCCCCAAGATCACCGGGCTGCTCAAGGAAATGGAGCTCCCCAATCCCCTGCCCTTTGCCGATGTCGAGATGCTGAAGTCGTCGTCCATGCGCTACCGTAGTCAAATCGATGTCGGCGAACTGGTCACCGCCGCCGAAACAGAGCTTCCCCCAAAATACCCCGAGCAATACAAGATATTCCTCCTGAGCCTCTTCGCCGGGCTCCGCCGCAACGAAATCGACAAACTGCTCTGGGAGTCAGTGGATGCGGTCCGGGGAGAAATCGTCATCGCTCCGCATACGTTCTTTTCCGTCAAAACCGAGACCTCCATCGGGGCCGTCCCCGTCGATCCGGGCCTCTTGAAGATTCTGGAGACATTCAAGGAGAAGGCCACCGGCTCCTTTGTCATCGAGTCCAAAGTCCCCCCGAAAATGGACAAGGACTACGCCCACTACCGGGCGAATGCGCACTTCCGCAAGCTAAGCGCCTGGCTCCGGTCCAAAGGCATCACCGCCCAATCCCCCATTCACACTCTCCGCAAAGAATACGGACGCCTCCTGACGGAAAAATTCGGCATCTACGCCGCCAGCAAGGCCCTCCGCCACGCCGGCATCCAGATCACTGCCGCCCACTACGCCGACGACACCCGCCGAAACATCATCTCCATCAACGATGTCCACGCCACTCCCGCCCCCTCTCCGCAAATGAACGACTCAGCCTGA